In Drosophila simulans strain w501 chromosome X, Prin_Dsim_3.1, whole genome shotgun sequence, one DNA window encodes the following:
- the LOC6725067 gene encoding pneumococcal serine-rich repeat protein isoform X1 encodes MNNEQAPSSSDTPADRVASGGAAAKLPTIIPDTPIVSIAAGTMSESTTTTTVTKTTPTPFPQEQLMTMMSDHVAKADAQLDEACRNQGAKDEDSQGASPVAANHVATSGSSSSGSDPKKSSSSSSSHSTGNHDATADAAKGSAAEAAAGDTSFSQVFAMLKDSPSAELSRPNRRVLQYGATAKGKTQDDQNVGKRQKKKKTKYDTWEDSDFNDLDDASLKKLLEEAYWYRNPGDRKNKSERFLQMLKKAEYDEEISYRAIKSCLTINPSALTSSATGSSGGSSSSAGHNSSYNSTNHRSTDPGQRHKQGGSLQDLVEAAHRSELATTSAAAAAAATAAATQRFNCDYQLSGRSNRRQQQQQQQHNQNATSSASASKKIKNLNVSGRQREGGSLPSSVNFEPASSAMEAKQNKQQAQPSTEAAGGSFSGSVGNKHHHRSSTGSCSSLLTQSCDAEASNQFDLDVDMDDATGVGARAAVGASDVQDDNILGQLDPQNPSMKFLIDALNDKPLEARYTGAGKKFLIDDRLHFSVLELSARRKLQQQAQYLAALTGQFGLGLEEEKRKVEAGYVSLNDNYTACSSVYGGGAGSPAAVEGSKPSTSSSAVSGGGNCAASSDSLSTDLRPAKIGRMVPAAAAVAAAPMGGKTTTRQLDENGNALGDGFGGSAASGASGASGSSGASAVASSSNGNGNGNQFTALITTTVGSSVPTSTVAHRQNSVSTLLSTGTNTTTTAMAAAAVAASYSQLQQAPVGGAAGAVSGIGIGMQQPTKQKAKKKSQQERNTTTVDVESVAGYRGNDPVEQLVKYIENDVNGGGNSAAGQRKKERKKQNKLKKSNSLEELRTCSKMEVDDLKRQSATTEMMRQKKGTNNASSGGSSSTASGSSNSGKHNSASVADINKNCNKEQQQQSTPTVQVRNSNNPGTQQRKGERRSWGTEELQYLGDHQEMSAAWSELETVGQKQLPLALPALSRMSELDALNTVLSETAEFHVVTKKKKPKKQRAVTMDDAAVAAAAVTGGNLQRMQQITKSASSNIMSQRMHYYTTYNSNNGGGSVNYKQQQQQSQQYQENYQVPQGQHHHHHHHHHHHHHHHSGSAVSNQVDSSRRKSTSSMPPSEKSDSSDLDSVHSLPIQTGKKKSLGGGNNKQRGAPAASQRQAKQNNNAAAPISYADIARNKQEALNNATASDTELELGDKMQSKSGGKSKSRPDFPELPGAVTTGAACGGAANQATVVSNQNTPPSSSSSISYSQSLNATPPSSSSDAESTNSPELLAQVQIPAYSMVTPTLTASMISSVSSSAASTSSTSCSPPALQKSKSVEHDTSYSCNSSNLDQQYPALEKTVKRHSTNNVSVAVAASTSASVSSSLYNFAAAAKQADNAHSVVSPSAVTTTSTVVAASAPATAPATASAPALASATATVTAPAVVTVPCYSSSSTHGSTQTSSSTASSSIAALPSSKAKTKPKELSPSRSCSKKPTKPSQDVPSISLSISTTPKATTSTSTTTTQKTTAATQTEGAKKLISGIHKLPSSSCIAKGAGAVLEATAARRAVIILNDDREAGRSNNEFIFGDFNEDELKLFDDNLDDEEEGQHKQSSNKKQQTEAESDVTQDDTEDVDQDMDKELECLGRRPEKKQERQQDVSASSDQHLNDSGAASDAVNSSASIDMLSISAEAAQSSPNAGATATSSSVASPINSSTPSGASSASASTSTSSSSVSISSSSGGNGAACLASVSGMLGGVANQSGDSGIYAAANTSIKEHVNNFLSKASSSEETLPSPNSISMQQLETCNDIEAAIIAAARAAAAARSTSCSRSNSQEQDALQPQVKTKATPNPNPEAKMVLPVFVTYNNNDDAEDEEEDDESLQELSFMADLKADAATEDISMQPPPPPPSCPAMMTNTELIVDYIAKTWNAISNSKYVTYYNEQEREQET; translated from the exons ACCACCGTCACCAAAACGACGCCGACGCCGTTCCCACAGGAGCAGCTCATGACCATGATGTCAGACCATGTGGCCAAGGCGGACGCGCAGCTTGACGAGGCCTGTAGGAACCAGGGCGCCAAAGACGAGGACAGTCAAGGAGCGTCACCAGTGGCTGCCAACCATGTAGCCACCAGCggcagtagcagcagcggTAGTGACCCCAAGAAGTCATCATCCTCTAGTAGTAGCCATAGCACTGGTAACCACGACGCCACGGCAGACGCCGCCAAAGGCtctgcagcagaagcagcagcaggcgatACGTCCTTCTCGCAGGTCTTTGCCATGCTGAAGGATTCGCCCAGCGCTGAACTGTCGCGACCAAACCGCAGGGTTCTCCAGTACGGGGCCACTGCCAAGGGCAAGACCCAGGACGATCAGAATGTCGGCAAGCgacagaagaagaaaaag ACAAAGTACGATACCTGGGAAGATAGTGATTTTAATGATTTGGACGACGCATCATTGAAGAAACTTCTCGAAGAGGCCTACTGGTATCGAAATCCTGGCGATAGGAAGAACAAGAGCGAGCGATTTCTG CAAATGCTAAAAAAGGCTGAGTACGACGAAGAGATCTCTTATCGTGCCATCAAATCCTGCCTCACAATCAACCCATCCGCACTAACGTCCAGTGCAACAGGCTCGAGCggcgggagcagcagcagtgcagGGCACAACAGCAGCTATAACTCCACCAATCATCGGTCAACGGATCCCGGCCAGCGGCACAAGCAGGGCGGCTCCCTGCAGGATCTCGTTGAGGCGGCGCACCGCAGCGAACTGGCCACAACctcggcagcggcggcggcagcagcgacagcggcagcaaccCAACGTTTCAACTGTGATTACCAGCTGAGTGGCCGCTCCAAtcgccggcagcagcagcagcaacagcagcacaacCAAAACGCCACCTcctccgcatccgcatccaaaAAGATCAAGAACTTAAACGTCTCGGGCCGGCAGCGCGAAGGAGGCAGCCTGCCCAGCAGTGTTAACTTTGAGCCGGCATCGTCTGCCATGGAAGCCAAGCAGAATAAGCAACAGGCTCAGCCTTCGACAGAAGCTGCAGGGGGCTCGTTTTCGGGATCGGTTGGTAACAAACACCACCACCGCAGCAGCACCGGCAGTTGCAGCAGCCTGTTAACTCAATCATGCGACGCTGAGGCAAGCAATCAGTTTGACTTGGACGTGGACATGGACGATGCGACGGGTGTCGGTGCCAGGGCCGCTGTCGGTGCCAGCGACGTCCAAGACGACAACATCTTAGGG CAATTGGATCCTCAGAACCCATCGATGAAGTTTCTGATTGACGCTCTAAACGACAAGCCATTAGAGGCCAGGTACACCGGTGCCGGCAAAAAGTTCCTAATCGACGACCGGTTGCATTTTTCCGTCCTGGAGCTCTCTGCCAGGaggaagctgcagcagcaggcacaATACCTGGCCGCCCTCACCGGACAATTTGGTCTCGgcctggaggaggagaagcgcAAGGTAGAGGCCGGCTACGTGTCGCTCAACGACAACTACACGGCGTGCTCCTCAGTTTACGGCGGCGGTGCAGGTTCACCAGCTGCCGTGGAGGGCAGCAAGCCCTCTACCTCCTCCTCGGCCGTGTCTGGCGGTGGCAACTGCGCTGCCTCCTCTGACTCACTGTCTACCGATCTGCGGCCTGCGAAGATTGGACGCATGGTCCCCGCcgcagcggcagtggcagctgcGCCAATGGGTGGCAAGACGACTACG CGGCAGCTAGACGAGAATGGAAATGCATTGGGCGATGGCTTCGGGGGCAGTGCAGCCAGTGGAGCCAGTGGCGCCAGTGGCTCCAGTGGCGCCAGTGCTGTCGCCAGCAGTAGCAACGGCAACGGTAACGGAAACCAGTTCACAGCTCTAATAACCACCACGGTGGGATCCAGTGTACCCACCTCTACTGTCGCTCACCGTCAGAATAGCGTCTCCACGCTGCTCTCAACGGGAACCAACACTACAACAACGGCcatggcagcggcggcggtggctgcATCCTACAGCCAGTTGCAACAGGCACCGGTCGGAGGCGCGGCTGGAGCGGTTTCTGGGATCGGCATTGGCATGCAGCAGCCCACCAAGCAGAAGGCGAAGAAGAAGTCGCAGCAGGAGCGCAACACCACCACCGTCGATGTGGAGTCGGTTGCCGGCTATAGGGGCAATGATCCTGTTGAGCAGCTCGTCAAGTACATTGAAAACGATGTCAACGGTGGCGGAAACAGTGCCGCTGGACAGCGCAAGAAGGAGCGCAAGAAGCAAAACAAGCTTAAGAAGAGCAACTCGTTGGAGGAGCTGCGCACATGCTCAAAAATGGAGGTGGACGATCTGAAGCGCCAGTCGGCGACCACGGAGATGATGCGCCAGAAGAAGGGCACGAACAATGCGTCCTCGGGCGGATCGTCGTCGACGGCCTCTGGTTCCTCAAATAGTGGCAAGCACAACTCGGCATCCGTGGCGGATATTAACAAAAACTGCAacaaggagcagcaacagcagtcgaCGCCGACGGTGCAAGtgcgcaacagcaacaatccAGGAACGCAGCAGCGGAAGGGCGAGCGTCGGTCCTGGGGCACCGAGGAGTTGCAGTACCTGGGTGACCACCAGGAAATGTCCGCTGCCTGGTCGGAGCTGGAGACTGTGGGCCAAAAGCAGCTGCCGCTGGCGCTGCCCGCCTTGTCGCGCATGTCCGAACTGGATGCCTTGAATACCGTCTTGTCGGAGACCGCTGAGTTCCATGTGGTTACCAAGAAGAAGAAACCAAAGAAGCAGCGTGCTGTTACCATGGACGATGCGGCCGTGGCTGCAGCTGCCGTCACGGGCGGCAATTTACAGCGCATGCAGCAGATCACCAAGTCAGCGTCCTCCAACATTATGTCCCAGCGGATGCACTACTATACTAcgtacaacagcaacaatggtGGAGGCAGTGTCAACTataagcaacagcagcaacagagcCAACAGTACCAGGAGAACTACCAGGTGCCACAGGggcagcaccaccatcaccaccaccatcatcaccaccatcatcaccatcacagCGGCTCGGCGGTTTCGAATCAGGTGGATAGCTCACGGCGCAAGTCTACGTCGTCTATGCCGCCATCCGAGAAATCTGACTCCAGTGATCTCGACTCGGTCCACTCCCTGCCCATCCAGACGGGTAAGAAGAAGAGCCTTGgcggtggcaacaacaaacaacggGGGGCGCCGGCAGCCAGTCAACGCCAGGccaagcaaaacaacaatGCTGCAGCCCCCATTTCGTATGCGGATATCGCCCGGAACAAGCAGGAGGCTCTAAACAATGCCACGGCCAGCGACACCGAGTTGGAGCTGGGCGACAAGATGCAGAGCAAGAGTGGCGGCAAATCCAAGTCGCGGCCCGATTTCCCGGAGCTGCCAGGTGCTGTTACGACAGGGGCTGCATGTGGAGGTGCAGCCAATCAGGCGACGGTTGTCAGCAACCAAAATACGCCACCATCCTCGTCCAGTTCTATCAGTTATTCGCAGAGTCTCAATGCAacgccgcccagcagcagcagcgatgcGGAGTCCACCAACTCGCCGGAGCTGCTGGCGCAGGTGCAGATACCGGCTTACAGCATGGTCACGCCAACCCTAACAGCCTCCATGATCAGCAGTGTCAGCAGTTCTGCCGCCAGCACCTCTTCCACATCCTGCTCACCGCCAGCTCTGCAGAAATCCAAGAGCGTGGAGCACGACACCAGCtacagctgcaacagcagcaacttggaTCAACAGTATCCGGCACTAGAAAAGACCGTCAAGCGGCATAGCACCAACAACGTGTCTGTGGCCGTCGCAGCCTCCACCTCGGCATCGGTGTCCTCCTCGTTGTACAACTTTGCAGCGGCAGCCAAGCAGGCAGATAACGCCCATTCTGTCGTATCGCCGTCAGCTGTAACAACTACCTCAACCGTAGTCGCAGCCTCAGCTCCAGCTACAGCACCAGCTacagcttcagctccagctctagcttcagctacagctacagttACAGCTCCAGCTGTAGTTACAGTTCCTTGTTATTCCTCATCCTCGACACATGGCTCGACTCAAACTTCATCTTCTACTGCATCGTCTTCTATAGCAGCTTTACCCTCGAGCAAGGCCAAGACCAAGCCAAAGGAGCTATCTCCCAGCAGGAGTTGCAGCAAGAAGCCAACGAAGCCTAGTCAAGACGTGCCGTCAATCAGTCTGTCCATTTCCACCACGCCGAAGGCgaccaccagcaccagcactaCTACTACACAAAAGACCACGGCTGCCACGCAGACCGAGGGAGCCAAGAAGCTGATCAGCGGGATCCACAAGCTGCCCAGTAGCAGTTGCATTGCCAAGGGAGCCGGAGCCGTTTTGGAGGCCACCGCAGCCAGGCGTGCTGTGATCATACTCAACGATGATCGCGAAGCAGGCAGGAGCAACAATGAGTTCATATTCGGCGATTTCAACGAGGATGAGCTAAAGCTCTTCGACGACAACTTggatgatgaggaggagggCCAGCACAAGCAGTCTTCAAACAAGAAACAGCAAACTGAGGCGGAATCTGATGTAACCCAAGATGACACCGAAGACGTGGACCAAGATATGGACAAGGAACTGGAATGCCTGGGACGACGACCAGAGAAGAAGCAAGAGCGACAGCAGGATGTCAGCGCCAGCAGCGATCAGCATCTGAATGATTCTGGTGCGGCTTCGGATGCAGTCAACAGCTCAGCCAGCATTGACATGCTCTCAATTTCTGCAGAGGCGGCACAATCGTCACCTAATGCGGGGGCAACCGCTACCTCATCCAGCGTCGCCAGTCCCATTAACTCGTCCACGCCCTCGGGTGCTTCGTCCGCATCGGCAAGCACTTCCACCTCATCGTCCTCGGTCTCGATTTCATCATCGTCGGGCGGCAACGGCGCCGCTTGTCTGGCGTCCGTTTCCGGTATGCTTGGTGGAGTGGCCAATCAGTCGGGGGACAGCGGCATCTATGCTGCCGCCAACACGTCCATTAAGGAGCACGTTAACAATTTCCTAAGCAaggccagcagcagcgaggaGACGCTGCCGAGTCCCAACTCCATATCGATGCAACAGCTGGAAACATGCAACGACATCGAGGCGGCCATCATAGCCGCAGCCcgtgctgccgctgctgcccgGAGCACCAGCTGCAGTCGCAGCAACTCTCAGGAGCAGGACGCCTTGCAGCCGCAGGTCAAGACCAAGGCGactcccaatcccaatccggaGGCGAAAATGGTTCTGCCTGTGTTTGTGAcctacaacaacaacgacgacgccgaagacgaggaggaggacgacgagaGCCTGCAGGAACTGAGCTTCATGGCCGATCTTAAGGCGGATGCAGCCACGGAGGATATTTCAATGcagccgccaccgccaccgccttCATGTCCGGCGATGATGACCAACACGGAACTAATCGTCGACTACATCGCCAAGA CCTGGAATGCCATTTCCAACAGTAAGTACGTAACGTACTACAACGAGCAAGAGCGGGAGCAGGAGACCTAG
- the LOC6725067 gene encoding pneumococcal serine-rich repeat protein isoform X2 yields the protein MLKKAEYDEEISYRAIKSCLTINPSALTSSATGSSGGSSSSAGHNSSYNSTNHRSTDPGQRHKQGGSLQDLVEAAHRSELATTSAAAAAAATAAATQRFNCDYQLSGRSNRRQQQQQQQHNQNATSSASASKKIKNLNVSGRQREGGSLPSSVNFEPASSAMEAKQNKQQAQPSTEAAGGSFSGSVGNKHHHRSSTGSCSSLLTQSCDAEASNQFDLDVDMDDATGVGARAAVGASDVQDDNILGQLDPQNPSMKFLIDALNDKPLEARYTGAGKKFLIDDRLHFSVLELSARRKLQQQAQYLAALTGQFGLGLEEEKRKVEAGYVSLNDNYTACSSVYGGGAGSPAAVEGSKPSTSSSAVSGGGNCAASSDSLSTDLRPAKIGRMVPAAAAVAAAPMGGKTTTRQLDENGNALGDGFGGSAASGASGASGSSGASAVASSSNGNGNGNQFTALITTTVGSSVPTSTVAHRQNSVSTLLSTGTNTTTTAMAAAAVAASYSQLQQAPVGGAAGAVSGIGIGMQQPTKQKAKKKSQQERNTTTVDVESVAGYRGNDPVEQLVKYIENDVNGGGNSAAGQRKKERKKQNKLKKSNSLEELRTCSKMEVDDLKRQSATTEMMRQKKGTNNASSGGSSSTASGSSNSGKHNSASVADINKNCNKEQQQQSTPTVQVRNSNNPGTQQRKGERRSWGTEELQYLGDHQEMSAAWSELETVGQKQLPLALPALSRMSELDALNTVLSETAEFHVVTKKKKPKKQRAVTMDDAAVAAAAVTGGNLQRMQQITKSASSNIMSQRMHYYTTYNSNNGGGSVNYKQQQQQSQQYQENYQVPQGQHHHHHHHHHHHHHHHSGSAVSNQVDSSRRKSTSSMPPSEKSDSSDLDSVHSLPIQTGKKKSLGGGNNKQRGAPAASQRQAKQNNNAAAPISYADIARNKQEALNNATASDTELELGDKMQSKSGGKSKSRPDFPELPGAVTTGAACGGAANQATVVSNQNTPPSSSSSISYSQSLNATPPSSSSDAESTNSPELLAQVQIPAYSMVTPTLTASMISSVSSSAASTSSTSCSPPALQKSKSVEHDTSYSCNSSNLDQQYPALEKTVKRHSTNNVSVAVAASTSASVSSSLYNFAAAAKQADNAHSVVSPSAVTTTSTVVAASAPATAPATASAPALASATATVTAPAVVTVPCYSSSSTHGSTQTSSSTASSSIAALPSSKAKTKPKELSPSRSCSKKPTKPSQDVPSISLSISTTPKATTSTSTTTTQKTTAATQTEGAKKLISGIHKLPSSSCIAKGAGAVLEATAARRAVIILNDDREAGRSNNEFIFGDFNEDELKLFDDNLDDEEEGQHKQSSNKKQQTEAESDVTQDDTEDVDQDMDKELECLGRRPEKKQERQQDVSASSDQHLNDSGAASDAVNSSASIDMLSISAEAAQSSPNAGATATSSSVASPINSSTPSGASSASASTSTSSSSVSISSSSGGNGAACLASVSGMLGGVANQSGDSGIYAAANTSIKEHVNNFLSKASSSEETLPSPNSISMQQLETCNDIEAAIIAAARAAAAARSTSCSRSNSQEQDALQPQVKTKATPNPNPEAKMVLPVFVTYNNNDDAEDEEEDDESLQELSFMADLKADAATEDISMQPPPPPPSCPAMMTNTELIVDYIAKTWNAISNSKYVTYYNEQEREQET from the exons ATGCTAAAAAAGGCTGAGTACGACGAAGAGATCTCTTATCGTGCCATCAAATCCTGCCTCACAATCAACCCATCCGCACTAACGTCCAGTGCAACAGGCTCGAGCggcgggagcagcagcagtgcagGGCACAACAGCAGCTATAACTCCACCAATCATCGGTCAACGGATCCCGGCCAGCGGCACAAGCAGGGCGGCTCCCTGCAGGATCTCGTTGAGGCGGCGCACCGCAGCGAACTGGCCACAACctcggcagcggcggcggcagcagcgacagcggcagcaaccCAACGTTTCAACTGTGATTACCAGCTGAGTGGCCGCTCCAAtcgccggcagcagcagcagcaacagcagcacaacCAAAACGCCACCTcctccgcatccgcatccaaaAAGATCAAGAACTTAAACGTCTCGGGCCGGCAGCGCGAAGGAGGCAGCCTGCCCAGCAGTGTTAACTTTGAGCCGGCATCGTCTGCCATGGAAGCCAAGCAGAATAAGCAACAGGCTCAGCCTTCGACAGAAGCTGCAGGGGGCTCGTTTTCGGGATCGGTTGGTAACAAACACCACCACCGCAGCAGCACCGGCAGTTGCAGCAGCCTGTTAACTCAATCATGCGACGCTGAGGCAAGCAATCAGTTTGACTTGGACGTGGACATGGACGATGCGACGGGTGTCGGTGCCAGGGCCGCTGTCGGTGCCAGCGACGTCCAAGACGACAACATCTTAGGG CAATTGGATCCTCAGAACCCATCGATGAAGTTTCTGATTGACGCTCTAAACGACAAGCCATTAGAGGCCAGGTACACCGGTGCCGGCAAAAAGTTCCTAATCGACGACCGGTTGCATTTTTCCGTCCTGGAGCTCTCTGCCAGGaggaagctgcagcagcaggcacaATACCTGGCCGCCCTCACCGGACAATTTGGTCTCGgcctggaggaggagaagcgcAAGGTAGAGGCCGGCTACGTGTCGCTCAACGACAACTACACGGCGTGCTCCTCAGTTTACGGCGGCGGTGCAGGTTCACCAGCTGCCGTGGAGGGCAGCAAGCCCTCTACCTCCTCCTCGGCCGTGTCTGGCGGTGGCAACTGCGCTGCCTCCTCTGACTCACTGTCTACCGATCTGCGGCCTGCGAAGATTGGACGCATGGTCCCCGCcgcagcggcagtggcagctgcGCCAATGGGTGGCAAGACGACTACG CGGCAGCTAGACGAGAATGGAAATGCATTGGGCGATGGCTTCGGGGGCAGTGCAGCCAGTGGAGCCAGTGGCGCCAGTGGCTCCAGTGGCGCCAGTGCTGTCGCCAGCAGTAGCAACGGCAACGGTAACGGAAACCAGTTCACAGCTCTAATAACCACCACGGTGGGATCCAGTGTACCCACCTCTACTGTCGCTCACCGTCAGAATAGCGTCTCCACGCTGCTCTCAACGGGAACCAACACTACAACAACGGCcatggcagcggcggcggtggctgcATCCTACAGCCAGTTGCAACAGGCACCGGTCGGAGGCGCGGCTGGAGCGGTTTCTGGGATCGGCATTGGCATGCAGCAGCCCACCAAGCAGAAGGCGAAGAAGAAGTCGCAGCAGGAGCGCAACACCACCACCGTCGATGTGGAGTCGGTTGCCGGCTATAGGGGCAATGATCCTGTTGAGCAGCTCGTCAAGTACATTGAAAACGATGTCAACGGTGGCGGAAACAGTGCCGCTGGACAGCGCAAGAAGGAGCGCAAGAAGCAAAACAAGCTTAAGAAGAGCAACTCGTTGGAGGAGCTGCGCACATGCTCAAAAATGGAGGTGGACGATCTGAAGCGCCAGTCGGCGACCACGGAGATGATGCGCCAGAAGAAGGGCACGAACAATGCGTCCTCGGGCGGATCGTCGTCGACGGCCTCTGGTTCCTCAAATAGTGGCAAGCACAACTCGGCATCCGTGGCGGATATTAACAAAAACTGCAacaaggagcagcaacagcagtcgaCGCCGACGGTGCAAGtgcgcaacagcaacaatccAGGAACGCAGCAGCGGAAGGGCGAGCGTCGGTCCTGGGGCACCGAGGAGTTGCAGTACCTGGGTGACCACCAGGAAATGTCCGCTGCCTGGTCGGAGCTGGAGACTGTGGGCCAAAAGCAGCTGCCGCTGGCGCTGCCCGCCTTGTCGCGCATGTCCGAACTGGATGCCTTGAATACCGTCTTGTCGGAGACCGCTGAGTTCCATGTGGTTACCAAGAAGAAGAAACCAAAGAAGCAGCGTGCTGTTACCATGGACGATGCGGCCGTGGCTGCAGCTGCCGTCACGGGCGGCAATTTACAGCGCATGCAGCAGATCACCAAGTCAGCGTCCTCCAACATTATGTCCCAGCGGATGCACTACTATACTAcgtacaacagcaacaatggtGGAGGCAGTGTCAACTataagcaacagcagcaacagagcCAACAGTACCAGGAGAACTACCAGGTGCCACAGGggcagcaccaccatcaccaccaccatcatcaccaccatcatcaccatcacagCGGCTCGGCGGTTTCGAATCAGGTGGATAGCTCACGGCGCAAGTCTACGTCGTCTATGCCGCCATCCGAGAAATCTGACTCCAGTGATCTCGACTCGGTCCACTCCCTGCCCATCCAGACGGGTAAGAAGAAGAGCCTTGgcggtggcaacaacaaacaacggGGGGCGCCGGCAGCCAGTCAACGCCAGGccaagcaaaacaacaatGCTGCAGCCCCCATTTCGTATGCGGATATCGCCCGGAACAAGCAGGAGGCTCTAAACAATGCCACGGCCAGCGACACCGAGTTGGAGCTGGGCGACAAGATGCAGAGCAAGAGTGGCGGCAAATCCAAGTCGCGGCCCGATTTCCCGGAGCTGCCAGGTGCTGTTACGACAGGGGCTGCATGTGGAGGTGCAGCCAATCAGGCGACGGTTGTCAGCAACCAAAATACGCCACCATCCTCGTCCAGTTCTATCAGTTATTCGCAGAGTCTCAATGCAacgccgcccagcagcagcagcgatgcGGAGTCCACCAACTCGCCGGAGCTGCTGGCGCAGGTGCAGATACCGGCTTACAGCATGGTCACGCCAACCCTAACAGCCTCCATGATCAGCAGTGTCAGCAGTTCTGCCGCCAGCACCTCTTCCACATCCTGCTCACCGCCAGCTCTGCAGAAATCCAAGAGCGTGGAGCACGACACCAGCtacagctgcaacagcagcaacttggaTCAACAGTATCCGGCACTAGAAAAGACCGTCAAGCGGCATAGCACCAACAACGTGTCTGTGGCCGTCGCAGCCTCCACCTCGGCATCGGTGTCCTCCTCGTTGTACAACTTTGCAGCGGCAGCCAAGCAGGCAGATAACGCCCATTCTGTCGTATCGCCGTCAGCTGTAACAACTACCTCAACCGTAGTCGCAGCCTCAGCTCCAGCTACAGCACCAGCTacagcttcagctccagctctagcttcagctacagctacagttACAGCTCCAGCTGTAGTTACAGTTCCTTGTTATTCCTCATCCTCGACACATGGCTCGACTCAAACTTCATCTTCTACTGCATCGTCTTCTATAGCAGCTTTACCCTCGAGCAAGGCCAAGACCAAGCCAAAGGAGCTATCTCCCAGCAGGAGTTGCAGCAAGAAGCCAACGAAGCCTAGTCAAGACGTGCCGTCAATCAGTCTGTCCATTTCCACCACGCCGAAGGCgaccaccagcaccagcactaCTACTACACAAAAGACCACGGCTGCCACGCAGACCGAGGGAGCCAAGAAGCTGATCAGCGGGATCCACAAGCTGCCCAGTAGCAGTTGCATTGCCAAGGGAGCCGGAGCCGTTTTGGAGGCCACCGCAGCCAGGCGTGCTGTGATCATACTCAACGATGATCGCGAAGCAGGCAGGAGCAACAATGAGTTCATATTCGGCGATTTCAACGAGGATGAGCTAAAGCTCTTCGACGACAACTTggatgatgaggaggagggCCAGCACAAGCAGTCTTCAAACAAGAAACAGCAAACTGAGGCGGAATCTGATGTAACCCAAGATGACACCGAAGACGTGGACCAAGATATGGACAAGGAACTGGAATGCCTGGGACGACGACCAGAGAAGAAGCAAGAGCGACAGCAGGATGTCAGCGCCAGCAGCGATCAGCATCTGAATGATTCTGGTGCGGCTTCGGATGCAGTCAACAGCTCAGCCAGCATTGACATGCTCTCAATTTCTGCAGAGGCGGCACAATCGTCACCTAATGCGGGGGCAACCGCTACCTCATCCAGCGTCGCCAGTCCCATTAACTCGTCCACGCCCTCGGGTGCTTCGTCCGCATCGGCAAGCACTTCCACCTCATCGTCCTCGGTCTCGATTTCATCATCGTCGGGCGGCAACGGCGCCGCTTGTCTGGCGTCCGTTTCCGGTATGCTTGGTGGAGTGGCCAATCAGTCGGGGGACAGCGGCATCTATGCTGCCGCCAACACGTCCATTAAGGAGCACGTTAACAATTTCCTAAGCAaggccagcagcagcgaggaGACGCTGCCGAGTCCCAACTCCATATCGATGCAACAGCTGGAAACATGCAACGACATCGAGGCGGCCATCATAGCCGCAGCCcgtgctgccgctgctgcccgGAGCACCAGCTGCAGTCGCAGCAACTCTCAGGAGCAGGACGCCTTGCAGCCGCAGGTCAAGACCAAGGCGactcccaatcccaatccggaGGCGAAAATGGTTCTGCCTGTGTTTGTGAcctacaacaacaacgacgacgccgaagacgaggaggaggacgacgagaGCCTGCAGGAACTGAGCTTCATGGCCGATCTTAAGGCGGATGCAGCCACGGAGGATATTTCAATGcagccgccaccgccaccgccttCATGTCCGGCGATGATGACCAACACGGAACTAATCGTCGACTACATCGCCAAGA CCTGGAATGCCATTTCCAACAGTAAGTACGTAACGTACTACAACGAGCAAGAGCGGGAGCAGGAGACCTAG